A genomic segment from Nicotiana sylvestris chromosome 1, ASM39365v2, whole genome shotgun sequence encodes:
- the LOC104213364 gene encoding uncharacterized protein translates to MHQSIAYAIAKVYPESHHGICIYHLEQNLKRRKVKSEVIKLFQTAARVYRRKKFDLYMLDIAKVDKKTYDYLMEEPPERWSRSCSPRRRYDMLTTNIVKSMNSVLLEARELPILRMMDFIQVKLQRWFYKRRNEAEGTFYDFSCWVEEELKKKIDLAFTLNVFPVDSWRSRVEEEGITFLVDLNKRTCDCFQFQFDELPCIHAIAAIEKRNIKKSNFCSHWYLKESWLKTYERQIHPIGHTDSWIVPEDVKSQIVKPPHFKVPPGRR, encoded by the exons ATGCATCAATCTATTGCATATGCCATCGCAAAGGTATATCCTGAAAGTCACCATGGGATTTGTATCTATCATTTGGAGCAGAACCTAAAGCGAAGGAAAGTGAAAAGTGAGGTCATAAAACTTTTTCAAACTGCTGCAAGAGTATACAGGCGCAAAAAATTTGATCTTTACATGTTAGATATAGCAAAAGTAGATAAGAAGACTTATGACTACTTAATGGAAGAACCACCGGAAAGGTGGTCACGTTCTTGTAGTCCACGACGAAGATATGACATGCTCACAACAAATATAGTTAAGTCAATGAATTCTGTCCTATTAGAAGCAAGGGAGCTGCCTATATTAAGAATGATGGATTTCATTCAAGTGAAGCTACAACGTTGGTTTtataaaagaagaaatgaagcagaaggaactttttatgatttttcttgtTGGGTAGAGGAGGAATTAAAGAAAAAGATAGATTTAGCATTTACTTTGAAT gtcttccctgttgattcatggcgttctagagttgaagaagaaggaataaCTTTCTTGGTGGACTTAAACAAAAGAACATGTGATTGTTTTCAATTTCAATTTGATGAATTACCATGCATACATGCAATTGCAGCTATCGAGAAGAGAAACATCAAGAAGTCCAACTTTTGCTCGCACTGGTACTTAAAGGAATCTTGGCTGAAAACATATGAAAGACAAATACATCCTATAGGACATACTGATTCTTGGATTGTACCAGAGGATGTTAAGTCACAAATTGTTAAACCTCCACATTTCAAAGTGCCACCAGGTAGAAGGTAG
- the LOC138873433 gene encoding uncharacterized protein, with translation MEIDMVEAQLIIEEVFQTFDSIQVKGQSIIEIDNEQALGIQVLESALVVRSSSTRYSLKCNDDRCGWCVRAFRIKDSTLFKIVKIEKNHDCSINTMKAYQRHKTSKLISGYIIDNLRDPRFEVTPTFAMAEMHKLHGLYIGYHKAWHAIQCASSLIRGTPEENYELLSSYLYMMRSKNPGTYTNIKIDDNNRFLYMFYAYRSSISGWNHCRPVIVVDATFLKSKFRGVLMISVSKDANNQIFPLAE, from the exons ATGGAAAtagatatggttgaagctcaaCTAATAATTGAAGAGGTGTTTCAAACATTTGATTCTATTCAAGTAAAAGGACAAAGCATTATAGAGATTGACAACGAACAAGCTTTGGGTATTCAAGTCTTAGAGAGTGCACTG GTTGTTAGATCAAGCTCAACAAGATATTCGTTGAAATGCAATGACGATAGGTGTGGGTGGTGTGTCCGTGCTTTCAGAATTAAAGATTCAACACTGTTCAAGATAGTAAAGATTGAGAAAAATCATGACTGCTCTATTAACACTATGAAAGCTTATCAAAGGCATAAAACTTCAAAGTTGATTAGTGGTTACATTATTGACAATCTTCGAGACCCAAGGTTTGAAGTTACACCAACTTTTGCCATGGCAGAAATGCACAAATTGCATGGACTATACATTGGGTATCACAAGGCGTGGCATGCTATTCAATGTGCTTCTTCTTTAATAAGAGGAACTCCTGAAgagaattatgaattattatcttCATACTTGTATATGATGAGAAGTAAAAACCCGGGAACATATACTAACATAAAGATAGACGACAACAATAG gtttctttatatgttttatgCATATAGATCATCAATATCTGGTTGGAATCATTGTAGACCAGTGATTGTTGTTGATGCAACTTTTTTGAAGTCAAAATTTCGTGGTGTTTTAATGATTTCAGTTTCAAAGGATGCCAATAACCAAATTTTTCCACTAGCCGAATAG